A single window of Streptomyces sp. NBC_00464 DNA harbors:
- a CDS encoding outer membrane protein assembly factor BamB family protein, whose product MFLATEECVVVHERRTRLVCLDREDGSVRWDVPMGTWPRDLVVADGRCLVLPQSPDQLVCLDLRTGAELWHIDLPRFSGHVVAVGDTVLVGGWRGYTPLAAFDLWDGRPLWQTPASVRAALPLTWGGGVLLGHGSDAWLMDPRDGGEMARWQLPEPLIGDELRPVFTPVSPDRCLARCGPRSLIALDLSSGAVDELVRHDVDLVGQAAEFVGGSVWLRELRAGYSAVDPDAGSALWRVDVGQPLASGVVRAGGGFVVASEGALFRLRPDGQVVERAPHAQRISALRDLGAGEVIATTRGTLKALALDSRRPR is encoded by the coding sequence TTGTTCCTCGCGACGGAGGAATGCGTTGTTGTGCACGAGCGTCGCACCCGCCTTGTGTGCCTCGACCGCGAAGACGGATCCGTTCGCTGGGATGTCCCCATGGGTACATGGCCGCGCGACCTCGTGGTGGCCGACGGCCGTTGCCTGGTCCTGCCGCAGTCTCCCGACCAGCTGGTCTGTCTCGACCTCAGGACGGGGGCAGAGTTGTGGCATATCGACCTACCCCGCTTCTCCGGGCATGTTGTCGCTGTCGGCGACACCGTTCTCGTAGGCGGCTGGCGAGGCTATACGCCCCTGGCCGCGTTCGATCTCTGGGACGGGCGGCCTCTGTGGCAGACGCCGGCGTCTGTGCGGGCGGCGCTGCCACTGACATGGGGTGGTGGTGTGCTGCTGGGCCATGGTTCTGATGCATGGCTGATGGATCCACGCGACGGCGGCGAGATGGCTCGGTGGCAGTTGCCCGAGCCGTTGATCGGCGACGAGCTTCGCCCGGTGTTCACCCCCGTCAGCCCTGATCGCTGTCTCGCGCGTTGCGGTCCTCGGTCCCTGATAGCTCTTGACCTGTCGTCCGGCGCCGTTGATGAGCTCGTCCGGCACGACGTCGATTTGGTTGGCCAGGCTGCGGAGTTCGTCGGTGGGTCTGTGTGGTTGCGGGAGCTGCGCGCCGGCTACTCGGCCGTGGACCCCGATGCCGGATCGGCGCTGTGGCGGGTGGATGTCGGGCAGCCGCTGGCGAGCGGTGTGGTGCGAGCCGGTGGCGGATTTGTCGTGGCCAGTGAGGGCGCGCTCTTCCGCCTGCGACCGGACGGACAGGTCGTGGAGAGGGCGCCCCACGCGCAGAGGATCAGCGCCCTTCGAGACCTGGGCGCCGGAGAGGTGATCGCCACGACCAGAGGAACGCTCAAGGCGCTTGCTCTGGATTCACGCCGGCCGCGCTGA
- a CDS encoding ATP-binding protein codes for MTALQAQPPVTVSVFVQRCSATRLGATLARRLAVWKLDVWGIPYSTPLSDTVALLVAELAANSVLHGRVPGRDFELRLSYAYTTGVVRVEISDTHEARPDTASVSQPDAEADGGRGLLIVEAIAARWGVKDRVGPGKTVWAETAPGGAPGRPVG; via the coding sequence ATGACAGCACTGCAAGCCCAACCTCCCGTAACCGTAAGTGTGTTCGTTCAGAGGTGCTCAGCCACCCGCCTGGGCGCGACCCTCGCTCGGCGCCTTGCCGTATGGAAGCTCGACGTCTGGGGGATTCCCTACAGCACTCCGCTCTCCGACACCGTGGCCCTCCTCGTCGCGGAACTCGCGGCGAATTCGGTCCTGCACGGACGGGTACCGGGCCGCGACTTCGAGCTGCGGCTCTCGTACGCGTACACGACCGGTGTCGTACGCGTCGAGATCTCCGACACCCACGAGGCCCGCCCGGACACCGCCTCCGTGTCGCAACCCGACGCGGAGGCAGACGGAGGCCGGGGCCTCCTCATCGTCGAGGCGATCGCCGCCCGCTGGGGGGTGAAAGACCGGGTGGGGCCGGGAAAGACGGTGTGGGCGGAAACGGCGCCAGGCGGAGCGCCGGGGCGGCCTGTGGGGTGA
- a CDS encoding helix-turn-helix domain-containing protein: MTANHESTTAGSEPELSDGLKTFGAVIKALREAAGLTQEEFAPRVQYSPAYIAKIEQGKRFPPENLPERASEALGAVAGKVLAAAARSLRRRAGLASWFQQWAGIEEEAITLYAYECRGVPGLLQTEGYIRAVFDRRLPPLAEDQFEQQVAARLARQDLLPERPNSSFSFLIEQAVIERQLGGTQVTSTLIDNLLTQGGRRNVEVLVMPLRQPDHSGIDGQMYLAETPSNSWFGYVEGHDSSTLLTDPKVVSAMLQRYGKMRSQALSHEASAGLLKQMLGAL; this comes from the coding sequence ATGACGGCGAACCACGAGAGCACTACGGCGGGCAGCGAACCCGAGCTGTCCGACGGACTCAAGACTTTCGGTGCAGTCATAAAGGCCCTGCGCGAGGCCGCCGGCCTCACCCAGGAAGAGTTCGCGCCCCGCGTCCAGTACTCGCCCGCCTACATCGCCAAGATCGAGCAGGGCAAGAGATTCCCGCCCGAGAACCTCCCGGAGCGCGCATCCGAGGCCTTGGGGGCGGTAGCGGGCAAGGTCCTCGCCGCTGCCGCGCGAAGTCTGCGAAGGAGGGCCGGTCTGGCCTCCTGGTTCCAGCAGTGGGCGGGGATCGAAGAGGAAGCGATCACGCTGTACGCGTACGAGTGCCGCGGGGTCCCGGGGCTGCTCCAGACCGAGGGGTACATCCGGGCCGTCTTCGACCGGCGGCTCCCACCACTCGCGGAGGATCAGTTCGAACAGCAGGTGGCCGCGCGCCTGGCGCGACAGGACCTTCTACCCGAACGCCCCAACAGCTCATTCTCTTTCCTCATCGAACAAGCAGTCATTGAACGCCAGTTAGGGGGTACTCAAGTCACGTCCACGCTCATCGACAACCTGTTGACGCAGGGCGGACGCCGCAACGTCGAGGTACTCGTCATGCCGCTCAGGCAGCCGGATCACTCCGGCATCGACGGGCAGATGTACCTCGCCGAGACTCCCTCGAACAGTTGGTTCGGCTACGTCGAAGGCCATGACAGCAGCACACTCCTCACTGACCCGAAAGTGGTCAGTGCCATGCTCCAGCGCTATGGCAAGATGCGCTCACAGGCGCTGAGTCACGAGGCCTCGGCGGGCCTGCTGAAGCAGATGCTAGGAGCGCTATGA
- a CDS encoding DUF397 domain-containing protein — MSTELAWFKSSYSGSGGDNCIEVALRPHAVHVRDSKDTARHPFTVSATAWTDFTAYASATARTA; from the coding sequence ATGAGTACCGAACTGGCCTGGTTCAAGAGCAGTTACAGCGGCAGCGGCGGCGACAACTGCATCGAGGTCGCCCTGCGCCCCCACGCCGTACACGTCCGCGACTCCAAGGACACCGCCCGCCACCCGTTCACCGTCTCCGCCACCGCCTGGACGGACTTCACCGCGTACGCCTCCGCCACCGCCCGTACCGCCTGA